In Tamandua tetradactyla isolate mTamTet1 chromosome 7, mTamTet1.pri, whole genome shotgun sequence, the following are encoded in one genomic region:
- the LOC143689968 gene encoding keratin, type II cytoskeletal 6A-like translates to MTQRSSVTIKSGGTRNFSASSANLLPGCRTSFSSVSMCQGGKSLGGGFGTRSLHGLGGSKRISISGGYRSSRAGFGGAGYGLGPGGMGYRAGIIGSGYGFGGGVMPGAGGIHEVTVNQSLLTPLHLEIDPSLQRVRKEEREQIKTLNNKFASFIDKVRFLEQQNKVLETKWSILQDHKTTRANIEPMFEAYINNLRRQLDCLGGERSRLEMELKSMQDVVEDFKNKYEEEINRRTAAENEFVVLKKDVDAAYMNKVELEAKVDALTDEINFLRAFYEAELAQLQAQISDTSVVLSMDNNRCLDLDSIIAEVKAQYEDIANRSRAEAESWYQTKYEELQRSAGQHGDDLRTTKMEISELNRVIQRLRSEIDNLKKQCAALQAAIADAEQRGEMALKDARHKLAELEDALQKAKQDMARQLKEYQELMNTKLALDIEIATYRKLLEGEEHRLTGEGVGAVNISVVSTTGGTGYSGGSGLCVGGGGGYTSGLCYSGGSGGGFSATSGRSAGGGSSSSMRIISKTTSTKKSYRS, encoded by the exons ATGACCCAACGATCCTCTGTGACCATCAAGTCCGGGGGCACCAGGAACTTCAGTGCGTCCTCAGCCAACCTCCTTCCAGGCTGCCGGACCAGCTTCAGCTCTGTCTCCATGTGCCAGGGTGGGAAGAGCCTTGGAGGCGGCTTCGGGACAAGGAGCCTTCATGGCCTTGGGGGTAGCAAAAGAATCTCCATCAGTGGGGGTTACCGCTCCAGCCGGGCTGGCTTTGGAGGTGCTGGCTACGGGCTGGGCCCAGGGGGCATGGGGTACAGAGCGGGGATCATCGGCAGTGGGTATGGATTTGGAGGTGGAGTGATGCCTGGAGCTGGTGGCATCCATGAGGTGACTGTCAACCAGAGTCTCCTGACCCCCCTCCACCTGGAGATCGACCCCTCTCTCCAGCGAGTGCGGAAGGAGGAGCGGGAGCAGATCAAGACCCTCAACAACAAGTTTGCTTCCTTCATTGACAAG GTGCGGTTCCTAGAGCAGCAGAACAAAGTCCTGGAGACCAAATGGAGTATCCTGCAAGACCATAAAACCACCAGGGCCAACATCGAGCCCATGTTTGAAGCCTACATCAACAACCTCAGGAGGCAACTTGACTGCCTGGGCGGAGAGCGGTCGAGGCTGGAGATGGAGTTGAAGAGCATGCAGGACGTGGTGGAGGACTTCAAGAACAA ATACGAAGAAGAAATCAACAGACGCACAGCGGCGGAGAACGAGTTTGTGGTGCTCAAGAAG GACGTGGACGCCGCCTACATGAACAAGGTGGAGCTGGAGGCCAAGGTGGATGCCCTGACCGACGAGATCAACTTCCTGAGAGCCTTCTACGAGGCg GAGCTGGCTCAGCTGCAGGCCCAGATCTCGGACACGTCCGTGGTCCTGTCCATGGACAATAACCGCTGCCTGGACCTGGACAGCATCATCGCCGAGGTCAAGGCCCAGTACGAGGACATCGCCAACCGCAGCCGGGCTGAGGCCGAGTCCTGGTACCAGACCAAG TATGAGGAGCTGCAGCGCTCCGCCGGCCAGCACGGTGACGACCTCCGCACCACCAAGATGGAAATCTCCGAGCTGAACCGGGTGATCCAGCGGCTGCGCTCAGAGATTGACAACCTGAAGAAGCAG TGCGCCGCGCTCCAGGCCGCCATCGCGGACGCCGAGCAGAGGGGGGAGATGGCCCTCAAGGACGCCAGGCACAAGCTGGCGGAGCTGGAGGATGCCCTGCAGAAGGCCAAGCAGGACATGGCGCGGCAGCTGAAGGAGTACCAGGAGCTGATGAACACCAAGCTGGCCCTGGACATCGAGATCGCCACCTACCGCAAGCTGCTGGAGGGCGAGGAGCACAG ACTCACTGGAGAAGGTGTCGGAGCCGTGAACATCT CCGTGGTCTCCACCACGGGGGGCACAGGCTACAGCGGGGGCAGCGGCCTCTGCgtgggcggcggcggcggctacACCAGCGGCCTCTGCTACAGCGGAGGGAGCGGCGGTGGCTTCAGCGCCACCAGCGGCCGCAGCGCGGGGGGCGGCAGCAGCTCCAGCATGCGCATCATCTCCAAAACCACGTCCACCAAGAAGAGCTACAGGAGCTAA
- the LOC143689969 gene encoding keratin, type II cytoskeletal 75-like: MSRQSSITFQTSSHRGVTAASATTPAAGRSHSSSVSVACTLGGSGGLGRISGTGASFGSRSLNNLGGIERVSMGGSNSNFRSGVGSRASSGFGFGNRVSSGFSSGGGAGGGFGSTVFPVCSSGGIQEVTINHSLLTPLNLQIDPTIQRVRKEEQEQIKTLNNKFASFIDKVRFLEQQNKVLETKWNLLQEQGSKTVRQNLEPLFDIYISDLRRQLDSIVNERGRLDAELRNTQDVIEDVKGRYEDEINRRAAAENEFVALKKDVDAAYLNKVELEAKVNSLTDEINFFHMLYETELSQMQTQVSDTSVVLSMDNNRSLDLDSIIAEVKAQYEDIANRSRAEAESWYQTKYEELQVTAGRHSDDLCNTKHEISEMNRMIQRLRAEIDSVKKQCSNLQTAIADAEQRGELALKDARSKLVGLEDALQKAKQDMARLLREYQELMNVKLALDVEIATYRKLLEGEECRLNGESVSPINISVVTSTVSSGYGSGSGIGGGGLGLGGGSGYSFTTNGGHSLGLGGSGSSASSSRGLGGNGSSIKFVSTTSSSRKNYKH; the protein is encoded by the exons ATGTCTCGGCAATCCTCCATCACTTTCCAGACCAGCAGCCACAGGGGCGTCACTGCTGCCTCGGCCACCACCCCAGCAGCTGGACGCTCCCACTCTAGCTCTGTCTCGGTGGCCTGCACCTTGGGGGGCAGCGGAGGGCTGGGAAGGATCAGCGGCACTGGGGCCAGCTTTGGAAGCCGCAGCCTCAACAATCTGGGGGGGATCGAGCGGGTCTCAATGGGTGGGTCCAACAGCAACTTCCGAAGTGGTGTTGGCAGCAGGGCAAGCAGTGGGTTTggatttggaaacagggtcagtAGTGGATTTagctctgggggtggggctggagggggCTTTGGGAGCACTGTGTTCCCTGTCTGTTCCTCTGGGGGTATCCAAGAGGTCACCATCAATCACAGTCTCCTGACTCCTCTCAACCTGCAAATCGACCCCACCATCCAGCGGGTGCGGAAGGAGGAACAGGAGCAGATCAAGACCCTCAACAACAAGTTCGCCTCCTTCATTGACAAG GTGCGGTTCCTGGAGCAGCAGAACAAGGTCCTGGAGACCAAGTGGAACCTGCTGCAGGAGCAGGGCTCTAAGACTGTGAGGCAGAACCTGGAGCCCCTCTTTGACATCTACATCAGTGACCTCCGACGGCAGCTGGACAGCATCGTCAACGAGAGGGGCAGGCTTGACGCTGAGCTGAGGAACACGCAGGATGTCATAGAGGATGTCAAAGGCAG GTATGAAGATGAAATTAACAGGCGCGCGGCTGCTGAGAATGAGTTTGTGGCCCTGAAGAAG GATGTGGACGCTGCCTACTTGAACAAGGTGGAGCTGGAGGCCAAGGTCAACTCCCTGACCGACGAGATCAACTTCTTCCACATGCTCTATGAGACA GAGCTGTCCCAGATGCAGACTCAGGTCAGCGACACGTCCGTGGTCCTGTCCATGGACAACAACCGCTCCCTGGACCTGGACAGCATCATCGCCGAGGTCAAGGCCCAGTACGAGGACATTGCCAACCGCAGCCGGGCCGAGGCCGAGTCCTGGTACCAGACCAAG TATGAGGAGCTGCAGGTCACGGCTGGCAGACACAGTGACGACCTCTGCAACACCAAGCACGAGATCTCCGAGATGAACCGAATGATCCAGAGGCTGAGAGCCGAGATTGACAGCGTCAAGAAGCAG TGCTCCAACCTGCAAACAGCCATTGCCGACGCAGAGCAGCGCGGAGAACTGGCCCTCAAGGATGCACGGTCCAAGCTGGTGGGCCTGGAGGACGCCCTGCAGAAGGCCAAGCAGGACATGGCGCGGCTGCTGCGCGAGTACCAGGAGCTGATGAACGTGAAGCTGGCCCTGGACGTGGAGATCGCCACCTACCGCAAGCTGCTGGAGGGCGAGGAGTGCAG GTTGAATGGAGAGAGCGTTTCTCCAATTAACATCT CTGTGGTCACCTCCACTGTTTCCAGCGGCTACGGGAGTGGCAGCGGCATTGGAGGTGGAGGCCTGGGTCTCGGTGGGGGCAGCGGCTACTCCTTCACCACCAACGGGGGGCACAGCCTGGGTCTGGGAGGCTCCGGCTCCAGTGCCAGCAGCAGCCGAGGCCTTGGGGGCAATGGCTCCAGCATCAAGTTCGTCTCCACCACTTCCTCCAGCAGGAAGAACTACAAGCACTGA